A region of Streptomyces sp. R44 DNA encodes the following proteins:
- the betA gene encoding choline dehydrogenase, with amino-acid sequence MAPLQYDFVIVGGGSAGSALANRLSADPANRVLVLEAGRSDYPWDVFIHMPAALTYPIGSRFYDWKYESEPEPHMGGRRVYHARGKVLGGSSSINGMIFQRGNPMDYERWAADPGMETWDYAHCLPYFRRMENCLAADPDDEFRGHDGPLVLERGPATNPLFGAFLKATQEAGYAPTDDVNGFRQEGFAKFDRNVHRGRRLSASKAYLKPVRNRPNLTVRTRTLVTRVLFEGKRAVGVEYRRGRGALQQVRAREVILCGGAINSPQLLQLSGVGNAEQLSALGIDVVHDLPGVGENLQDHLEVYVQYACKQPVSVQPYMAKWRAPFIGLQWLFRKGPAATNHFEAGGFARSNEDVDYPNLMFHFLPVAVRYDGSSPAGGHGYQVHVGPMYSDAIGSVKIKSKDPREHPALRFNYLSTEQDRREWVEAIRVARKVLGQPALAPYNDGEVSPGREVETDEEILAWVAKEGETALHPSCTCKMGTDEMAVVDPTSMRVHGVEGLRVVDASVMPYVTNGNIYAPVMMIAEKAADLILGKQPLEPSKAVYYRHRDAQTPAG; translated from the coding sequence ATGGCTCCCCTGCAATACGACTTCGTCATTGTCGGCGGCGGATCGGCCGGCAGCGCACTGGCGAACAGGCTCTCCGCGGACCCGGCGAACCGGGTGCTCGTACTGGAGGCCGGCCGCTCCGACTACCCGTGGGACGTCTTCATCCACATGCCCGCGGCGCTGACCTACCCGATCGGCAGCCGCTTCTACGACTGGAAGTACGAGTCCGAGCCCGAGCCCCACATGGGCGGCCGGCGCGTCTACCACGCGCGCGGCAAGGTGCTCGGCGGCTCCAGCAGCATCAACGGCATGATCTTCCAGCGCGGCAACCCCATGGACTACGAGCGCTGGGCCGCCGACCCCGGCATGGAGACCTGGGACTACGCCCACTGCCTGCCGTACTTCCGGCGGATGGAGAACTGTCTCGCCGCCGACCCGGACGACGAGTTCCGCGGCCATGACGGCCCCCTCGTCCTCGAACGCGGTCCCGCGACCAACCCGCTCTTCGGCGCCTTCCTCAAGGCCACTCAGGAAGCGGGCTACGCGCCCACCGACGACGTCAACGGCTTCCGGCAGGAAGGCTTCGCCAAGTTCGACCGCAACGTCCACCGCGGACGTCGCCTGTCGGCCTCGAAGGCGTACCTCAAGCCCGTCAGGAACCGCCCCAACCTCACGGTCAGAACCCGCACCCTCGTCACACGCGTGCTCTTCGAGGGCAAGCGGGCCGTCGGTGTCGAGTACCGGCGCGGCCGCGGCGCCCTCCAGCAGGTCCGCGCCAGGGAAGTCATCCTGTGCGGCGGTGCGATCAACTCCCCGCAGCTGCTCCAGCTCTCCGGCGTCGGCAACGCGGAGCAGCTGAGCGCCCTCGGCATCGACGTCGTCCACGACCTGCCGGGCGTCGGCGAGAACCTGCAGGACCACCTGGAGGTCTACGTCCAGTACGCCTGCAAGCAGCCGGTCTCCGTGCAGCCGTACATGGCGAAGTGGCGTGCCCCCTTCATCGGACTTCAGTGGCTCTTCCGCAAGGGGCCCGCCGCGACCAACCACTTCGAGGCCGGCGGCTTCGCCCGCAGCAACGAGGACGTGGACTACCCCAACCTGATGTTCCACTTCCTGCCCGTCGCGGTCCGCTACGACGGCTCCTCACCCGCCGGCGGCCACGGCTACCAGGTGCACGTGGGCCCGATGTACTCCGACGCCATCGGATCCGTGAAGATCAAGAGCAAGGACCCGCGCGAGCACCCGGCGCTGCGCTTCAACTACCTCTCCACCGAGCAGGACCGCCGCGAGTGGGTCGAGGCGATCCGGGTGGCCCGCAAGGTCCTGGGCCAGCCGGCGCTCGCCCCGTACAACGACGGGGAGGTCTCGCCCGGGCGGGAGGTGGAGACGGACGAGGAGATCCTCGCCTGGGTCGCGAAGGAGGGGGAGACCGCCCTGCACCCTTCCTGCACCTGCAAGATGGGCACCGACGAGATGGCGGTCGTCGACCCCACCAGCATGCGCGTGCACGGCGTGGAGGGCCTGCGCGTGGTCGACGCGTCGGTGATGCCGTACGTCACCAACGGCAACATCTACGCGCCGGTGATGATGATCGCCGAGAAGGCCGCCGACCTGATCCTCGGCAAGCAGCCCTTGGAGCCGTCGAAGGCCGTGTACTACCGCCACCGCGACGCCCAGACACCGGCCGGGTAG
- a CDS encoding IclR family transcriptional regulator: MSNHSQDSEASNSQAGGVQSVDRAISVLEILAQRGEAGVSEVAAEIDVHKSTAFRLLGALEARGLVEQAGERGKYRLGFGIVRLAGAVTGRIDITQQGRPVCERLAEEIGETINIAVMQEHYAINLYQVRGPGAITAHNWVGQLTPLHATSSGKILLAHLPAEERAALLTEAGMKKVTPHTLTAKTKLEKNLAEARERGYAWTLEELEIGLHAMAAPIRDRDGVVIAALSASGPSYRFTEERLHELSPVLLKGAEEISHRMGYLG; encoded by the coding sequence ATGAGCAACCACAGCCAAGACAGCGAAGCGTCGAACTCGCAGGCCGGCGGAGTGCAGTCGGTCGACCGCGCCATCAGCGTCCTCGAGATCCTGGCCCAGCGCGGCGAGGCGGGTGTCAGCGAGGTGGCCGCCGAGATCGATGTCCACAAGTCCACCGCGTTCCGTCTGCTCGGCGCCCTTGAGGCGCGCGGCCTGGTGGAGCAGGCGGGCGAGCGGGGCAAGTACCGGCTCGGCTTCGGCATCGTGCGCCTGGCCGGTGCGGTCACCGGACGCATCGACATCACCCAGCAGGGCCGCCCGGTCTGCGAGCGTCTCGCCGAGGAGATCGGCGAGACGATCAACATCGCCGTCATGCAGGAGCACTACGCGATCAACCTCTACCAGGTGCGTGGCCCCGGGGCCATCACGGCTCACAACTGGGTCGGCCAGCTGACCCCGTTGCACGCCACCTCCAGCGGCAAGATCCTGCTGGCCCATCTGCCCGCCGAGGAGCGCGCCGCGCTGCTGACCGAGGCGGGCATGAAGAAGGTCACTCCGCACACCCTCACCGCGAAGACGAAGCTGGAGAAGAACCTCGCCGAGGCCCGCGAGCGCGGCTACGCGTGGACCCTGGAGGAGCTGGAGATCGGCCTGCACGCGATGGCCGCCCCGATCCGCGACCGGGACGGCGTGGTCATCGCCGCGCTCAGCGCCTCCGGGCCCTCGTACCGCTTCACCGAGGAGCGTCTGCACGAGCTCTCCCCGGTGCTGCTCAAGGGTGCGGAGGAGATCAGCCACCGGATGGGCTACCTGGGCTGA
- a CDS encoding aromatic ring-hydroxylating dioxygenase subunit alpha, whose amino-acid sequence MTSTGLPDSLIATLPGSSYTDPAIFAQEQEHIFETMWFCVARASELARPGAFRTVDVGRESILVTRARDNAIRAYFNVCRHRGAKLRTEETGEVKRAFQCPYHAWTYDLNGKLVAAPNLTKMPDVGRTEYGLVSVAVREWLGYVWVCLAENPPSFEEDVIGAAVTRLGDLESIERYDIDNLSVGRRIVYDVKANWKLIIENFMECYHCATIHPELTEVLPEFADGYAAQYYVGHGAAFGEEIQGFTVDGSEGLDRIPGVAEDQDRRYYAITVKPQVFINLIPDHVIFHRMYPVAADRTIVECDWLYLPHVVDSGKDVSRSVELFDRVNRQDFDACERTQPGMSSRMYAKGGVLVPSEHHIGAFHDWVNERLGTPQG is encoded by the coding sequence GTGACATCGACCGGTCTGCCGGACAGCCTGATCGCCACCCTCCCTGGCTCCTCCTACACGGATCCGGCGATCTTCGCCCAGGAGCAGGAGCACATATTCGAGACCATGTGGTTCTGCGTCGCGCGCGCCTCGGAACTGGCGAGGCCCGGCGCCTTCCGCACCGTCGACGTGGGTCGCGAGAGCATCCTTGTCACCCGCGCGAGGGACAACGCCATCCGTGCCTACTTCAATGTGTGCCGGCACCGCGGAGCCAAGCTCCGCACCGAGGAGACCGGCGAGGTCAAGCGGGCCTTCCAATGCCCGTACCACGCCTGGACGTACGACCTGAACGGCAAGCTCGTCGCCGCGCCCAACCTCACCAAGATGCCCGACGTCGGCCGCACCGAGTACGGCCTGGTGAGCGTGGCCGTCCGTGAATGGCTCGGATACGTGTGGGTCTGCCTGGCGGAGAACCCGCCCTCCTTCGAGGAGGACGTCATCGGCGCGGCCGTCACCCGCCTCGGCGACCTGGAGTCGATCGAGCGTTACGACATCGACAACCTCTCGGTCGGCAGGCGGATCGTCTACGACGTCAAGGCGAACTGGAAGCTCATCATCGAGAACTTCATGGAGTGCTACCACTGCGCCACGATCCACCCCGAACTCACCGAGGTGCTCCCCGAGTTCGCGGACGGCTACGCGGCCCAGTACTACGTCGGGCACGGTGCCGCGTTCGGCGAGGAGATCCAGGGCTTCACCGTCGACGGATCCGAGGGCCTCGACCGCATTCCCGGGGTGGCGGAGGACCAGGACCGCCGCTATTACGCGATCACCGTCAAGCCGCAGGTCTTCATCAATCTCATCCCCGACCATGTCATCTTCCACCGGATGTACCCGGTGGCCGCCGACCGCACGATCGTCGAGTGCGACTGGCTCTACCTCCCGCACGTCGTCGACAGCGGCAAGGACGTCAGCCGTTCCGTCGAGCTCTTCGACCGGGTCAACCGCCAGGACTTCGACGCATGCGAGCGCACGCAGCCCGGCATGAGCTCCCGCATGTACGCCAAGGGCGGGGTGCTGGTGCCCAGCGAGCACCACATCGGGGCCTTCCACGACTGGGTGAACGAGCGCCTGGGCACCCCCCAGGGGTGA